The nucleotide sequence ATTAATCGCATTTTATCTGATCCCGCTTGGGGCAAAGAATTAGGCCGAGCCGGACAACGCAGAGTTAACTCTTTCTTTAGTTGGGATGGAGTGGCCTCTCAAATGGAAGACCTTTATCAATGTCAACTGGCTCATCTACATCGAGAATTCTTTGCTACCAAAGTTGTTAGTTAATTTTTACTTAATTTTTACTTAATATAAAGGAGTTAGACCATGAAAGTTTCTCAATTTCTCAGTGCAAGTCTTGTAGCCATTAGTTTAACCACTTTTCCGATTTATTGTCCGGTTTTAGCACAGAGCGGCGCGGGAACCGGTGGCGCAAGCGGTACTACTGGTGGAACCGGCAATACAACTGGTACCACTGGCGGCAGTAGTGGACTAGACACAGGTAGCACCACCGGTAACACTGGCGGCGCAGATAGTACAAGTGGACTCAGTGGGACTGGAACCACCGGCACCACTGGAACCACCGGCACCACTGGAACCACCGGCACCACTAGCACTGGTAGTCAACAAAGCCTGCAAAACTCTCAAGCCGAGATAGAAGCAGCCACAGATGCCGCACAGCAAAGAGTTCAGACAGCCCAACAGCAAACTGAACAAAGAATGCAAACAGTCAGACAACAGATTCAAGACTATGCCAGAACCGCTCAACAACAAATAGACGCATCTGTAGCGCAAGCTCAACAACGACTCAATCAAAGTACCCAAGATGCTCAACAACGTTCTAATTTAGGATGGTTAGGGTTATTAGGTTTATTTGGCTTGTTAGGGTTGTTAAGAAGAAAACGCTACGATGAACCAAAAACTGTTCATCACAGCCGCACCGTCTCATCAGTTCAAGGTGAATCACTCAACGAGGTACCACCATCAGTTAATTATCCTTCTGAAACCACAACACAAACCTACCAAACTTATAAAGAATAACTCAAGCCCCCTCTTAGATTATGCAAAGGAGCGGTTTAAGTAAGCCTGTGCGGAACGAGTTCCGCACCCCAGCCTAGGCAGGCTATCAATTTTTTGGGAGCATCCCTTGGGAAACTTAAGCCGTCAGCCGCTTGTGGTGTGATCAATCAGGTTCAGAAGAGGCTATTAATTTTTTTGCTGGAGAAATAGAGATGGACGAGCCAACAATTTACAATCTTTCTCAAGATAATTTATTAGAAATAGACGATGACAATACTGGCACTGAAAGCCTTTTTGAAGAGTCAGAATATATTGAAGAAGAAGGAATGACCTTAACGGCTAATGATCTTGACGCTAATCATTATCAAGCTGAAGTGGCCGGAGAAGAAGCAGTAGGAGGTTTAACCCCTACACCTGAGCAAAGTATTGTCGAAGATCTTGCTGTGGCCACAGGGGTACAAACCGATGATAATAAACCCCTTCGAGTTAGAGACAGACTCGAACAACGAGACGAGCAACGCTGGGAATTAGACCCCGATTCAGCCGAAGATCATTAAATGATCCCCAAATCTGTAGCAAGTGGTATCATAAAGTTAAAACTGTTCATGTTTATCACTCATCTTTAACCATTAATCACTTCCCTTATCACCCCAAGTAAGGGAAGTTTATATATCAGTAAACAAAAGTCAAGTTAACTCCGAGAATAGCTACCTACCTCTCCACTCCGCTTCCCGCGATTCGCGCGACTCTTGGAGATTTGTTAAAAAGGGAGTGGAAGCTTAAGCCAGGCAAAGAAGAACAATTTCGTCAAGGTTGGCGACTCCTAAGCGAAGCGATTTATAAAACTTATCAAACCCTGGGTTCTCGATTGCATCAAAATGAAGATGGAACTGGAGTGGCTTATGCTCAATGGAAGGAGCGGCAATCTTGGGAACAAGCCAGAGAACAAGGATTAATGATAGATGAAATTGGCTATCAACTGATTCGAGATAGTATTGAGCCTGATAATGAATTAGTTTCTCCGGTTTTTTGTTAACAGTAACTGATGATTTATTTAAAGAAAAAAATAAAAATTTTTATTTAAATTTTAATCTGCCGAGGGTTATAAATAATAAAAATATAAAAATATAAAAATTCAATGAACTATATCTAGAGTTGGATGAAAATGTATAGGGATAACCTTTATCTTAATTAATAAGAGCTAAAAAAAGCGAAAATAATAGCAAAAAATCCAATATTGAGAGGTTCAGATATGGTTCAGTTCCAAGCTAATACTGACAAAGTCGTTAACGAATTTACACAGTTTAGTATTGATGATCAATTAGCACTGTTGTGGTTCGTGTATGAAAAAATGGGGCAAGGAGTAACCCCTGCGGCTCCGGATGCTTCCACTGCTTCACCTGGAATTGCTGAAGGTTTATTTAATCAAGTCAAAGAAAAACCCCAAGAAGAACAATTACAAATTATGCGAGATATTGCTCGGGGTAACAGCACCGAAATGAGCCGTCAATATGGGTCTTTAAGCGCCACCACTAAGTTAGATTTTTGGTACTTATTAGCTCAAGGCATGGATCAAGGAACCATTATTCCTATGCCAGAAAATTATCAAGTATCCCAACAAGGAAATGACTGGCTAAAAGCCCTTGAAGGATTAGAATTTCAGCAACAAATTACAGTATTACGCTCTATTGCTTCTAATATGGGAGCAGAACCCGCTTCAGGAGCGGCAATTTAGATTGCTAAAAGTTTTCTCCCTGTATTGGCGTGGCAAGGAGTACAAGCCACAAAAGCATAATTTTAGGTCTGGAATGGTTATTTTTAACTATTTCAGGCTTTTTTTAGCCAAGAAAACTTTTGAAAAAAAAATGCCCTCATAATAGAGGGGAAATTCAATTAGGCAAAAAGACTGTAGCTAATTGCCAATATTTGCCAATATCTTTTCTAACTGAGAGATGTCTAATGCTCCAGAAAATGTTTCAATCTTGCCGTCAGGTTTATTAGGGTTATAAATCACTAAATAAGGAGTTCCTTCTATTCCCAAGTTTTCAGCCACCGCCATATCTTGTTCAATGGCCGATCTCGCCGCTTCGCTATTACGATCACGGTTAAACTGTTCTAAATTTAGAGCAAGCTCGTTAGCAATATCAAGATATAACTTTTCTCCTAACTTATCCTGTTGACTAAATAAACGATCATGAAACGGCCAAAATTGACCTTGTTGGGATGCCGCCCAAGCCGCCAAGGCTGCCGGCATAGCTTCTTTATGAATCTGACTTAAAGGGTAATGTTTATAAGTTAAACTCACTTCTTGAGAGTGCTTACCGAGAAATTTTTTCAGATTTACATACATCTTGCTACAAAAGGGGCATTGAAAATCTGAGAACTCTACCATCACAAGTTTTTGTGCCGAAGCGGTGAGAGTCGGGGAATTACCCAGCACTTTTTCAGGATTATTTTTCATCTCCTGCAAAGCGGCTTGTTTTTTTTGCTCTTGCAGGGCATACTGTTGATTTTGGTATTCTTTAACCGATTCTAGAATGACATCAGGATGGTTACGAATAATTTGTAAAACTTGTTCTTCTAAGGGTGAATTGAGAGAAGTTGTTGTGGCGGCATATACCGGCAGTAGAGTGCTACAAAATACGAGGCATAATAATAGCACTTTAGCTAAATAAAAAATCTTCTTGATTTTGAGCATAAACTTTGATTAAAAAGGTTAAGCGATATAGATAAAAGTCAAACAACAACCGGAGCATAGTCTCATCAGCTTGACTCGACTATACCTAATTGATATTTGAGGCTATTTCCATATTTTATTATCTTTGATCTTGTTACTCAAAGAGTAAAAAGTTATTTAGAGAATTTAAGACTTTTTGAGCGACTAGAGAATTATTACTTAATTACAAGGCTAATATTGATAGTGTCTAAAGCGACTGGTGTCAAGCGGCATCCCTGAAATTGCTACACTAGCAGATACAGGAATTGTTAAAGCCAATCAAGGAAACCGAATCTATGCCACCCACCCTACTCATTTCCAGAGAACTGCCCACCCTACAATATAGCCCGACGTGTGATCGCTTCGACGGGACTTGGGAAAAACCCCTATCAACCCTATTGGGGTTAGGACGTGCAGCCGGAGCAGATTTTATCGAATTTTTCTTAGAAAGAACCAATTACATTAGTTGTTTAGCCGAAGATGATCTGATCACTAGCATTTCCCCACGTTTGTCTACCGGTGCCGGGGTAAGAATCTTCAAAGGAAGCGGCGACTGTTATGTTAGTACCAATGATTTATCCTTTAGCGGCTTAAGATCAGCTTTAGAAAAAGGATTATCAATCTTAGGCTTAAACTTACCAACCCCTAATGCTTACATCCCAGAAACCAATCTAGAGATATTTCGAGATTATGCGGGGACAAAAGGGAAAGAAGTTTGGTTATCTCAATGTAGTTCGATGCAAGAAATGGGCGATATACTCCTAGCCGCTAACCATCAGCTATCCCTCAAAGCTAATCATGTACAATCTCGACGGACTATTTATTTCCGGGACTGGCAAGAGGTGATGGTGGCCGCTAGTGATGGGACATTTGCCCGAGATATCCGTCTGACTCAATCTGTAGGATATAATCTCTTGTGTGCTGATGGAGAACATCGCTCTTCTATTGGTAAACGGGTAGGAGATACCAGCGATCCCAATTTCTTGCGAGGTTGGCAGTATCAAAGCGATGCCGAACGAGTGGCAGAATCTGCCGGCAAAATGCTCTATGCTGATTATGTAGAATCGGGAAATTACCCAATTATTATGGCTAATGAGTTTGGTGGGGTAATTTTTCATGAAGCTTGCGGACATTTGTTAGAAACCACCCAAATTGAGCGCCAGTCTACTCCCTTTATCGATAAAAAAGGAGAAAAGATCGCCCATGAAAATTTAACCGCTTGGGATGAAGGGCTATCCGATAAAGCTTTTGGCACTATTGACATGGATGATGAAGGAATGCCTACCCAAAGGACTTTATTAATTGAAAATGGCATTCTTAAGAACTTTTTAGCGGATCGCACGGGTTCGATGAGAACCGGACATCCTCGTACCGGTAGCGGCAGACGACAAAATTATACCTATGCGGCGGCTTCAAGGATGCGTAATACCTATATTGCCCCTGGTGCCTATTCTCTAGATGATTTATTTGCCTCTGTGGATAAAGGCATTTACTGTAAAAATATGGGTGGCGGTAGTGTAGGGGCTACCGGAGAATTTAACTTTGGGGTTTCTGAAGCTTATTTAATTGAAAACGGCAAAATCACAAAACCCCTTAAGGGAGCTACTTTAATTGGAGAAGCTAAAGAAATCATGAATAAAATTTCTATGTCTTCCCAAGATTTAGGGTTAGCGGCGGGTTTCTGTGGTTCAGTTAGCGGCAGTGTTTACGTAACTGTTGGACAACCCCATATCAAGGTGGATTCTATTACCGTTGGGGGTAGATAATTGTCTCGAGAGTGTGATAAATAAAGTGATCAGGGGTGGTGGGTAACCTCCACCCGAAATATTGGTCATTAAAAATCGAGTGATGATTGATTATCTATTTTGGGAAAATGTGCTTTTTTCTCTGGTGGCAACAGTTTTTCTATTGATCGTTGATCGCGCTTGGAAAGACCTTAAACCTTTTGAACTACCATTACCCCAGCCAAAATGGTTTAACTATTGGTTTGTCCCTGTACAAATTTTTGGTCTTTTCCTGCCGCTTGTTGCTTTGGTGTGGTGGGGATTTGTCTGGGGTTATCAAAGCGTTATTGTCGCACTCCTCCCCTATTTAATCATTTTAGTATTACAAATTGCTTCCGAAGTTTATACCCTGAGAAAAAAGTCCTCAGTGGTCTGGGTTATGGTTCCTTATGTTTATTTGCCCTATCGCTTTTGGCAATTATATGAGGCATTAAATTTTTTACCTTCTAATCCTCAATTAATTTGGGTACGTTATTTGTTAATGATTAATCTTATTGTTTGGATAGCCAATTATCTTTTAGATATTTCCCAATTGCCCAGACTGTTTCGTTGGCCAAGTTCCTCAGTTTAAGTTGAATTTTACCCTTTACCCTGTTTCTATGAACCTACCCAATTGGATTACCTTTTCACGTCTTTTAGGAATACCCTTTATCGTCTATTTATTGCACGATCCTACCCCTAACCATCGTCTTATCGGTGTCATTATCTTCTTAATTGCCGCCGCCACTGACTGGTTAGATGGATATTTAGCCCGTAAACTCAACCAAATAACCGAATTAGGCAAATTTTTAGATCCCTTAGTGGATAAATTACTGGTATTAGCACCTCTGTTATCCCTGATCGAATTAGGGCAGATACCCGCTTGGGGAGTCTTTTTAATTTTACTCAGAGAGTTGTCTATTGCTGGTTGGCGGGTTAATCCTCAACTAACCGGTAATAGTAGTATTAGTGGGGCTAATTTCTGGGGAAAACTCAAAACCGTGACTCAAATTAGTGCCATTGCCCTATTGATAGGTCCGCTTCCTCCAGCATGGACAACTCCTGGTTTAATCCTGTTTTGGGTGTCGGTTATTCTGACGTTAATTTCTGGGCTTATTTACGTTTTACCTCAGAGAGTTGACAAAATTTCCTCATCCACCGAGAAATCAATCTCCGCTTGATGGCGACCACTGGGGAGATAATCATGTTCATAGGAGTCTTTTAACCCTGATACAAGGTCAAATTCCGGTGTCCAGTTTAACTGAGTCATGGCTTTATGAACATCAGCAAAAAAGTGTTGTACCCGTAAAGGAAAACTCTTGCGCTTACCAAAATCAAACTTTTTGGGATTATAGTGAAGGAGTTTAATTTCATCAGGGGACTTACCAACGGCGACGGCGCAAGCTTTAGCTAACCCATCAAAAGTTACATAGCGTTCCCCAGAAATATTATAAATTTGTCCGATCGCTTGATCATTGCCTAATACAGCAGCCATCGCTGCCGCTAAGTCTTGAACATGGCCGAGTTGGGTGATATGCAAACCATTACCCGGAATCAAAATAGGACGGTCTCGAACAAGGCGGTCAAAAAACCAGGCCTCTAAATCATTATAGTTTTGAGGCCCATAAATATAAGTAGGACGAATGGAAGTCCAAGGAATACCCGCCTTAGCTAAATAATCTTCTGTCTCGAATTTTCCTTTATGGCGGCTGTTGGGATCAACAGGATCTCCTTCAATATGCGGCATTTGGTCGGATTTTTGATAAACACCGGCTGAACTGACGTAGATAAAGTGTTGAATTTGATCCTTAAAAATTTCTGCTAAAGGCTGAGTATCATTTAATTCTCGTCCATTATTATCGAAGATGGCATCAAATTTTTGATTCGCCAATTTCTCTTTTAATTGAACCGGATCTTGGCGATCGCCGTGAATCTGTTCTACCCCTTCAATGGGTACAGGTTTGTTTCCTCGGTTAAACAGTACCACCTCATGGCCTTGTTTGACCAAGATTTTAGTTAAAAATACCCCGATAAAACGGGTTCCACCCATGATTAAAATTCTCATCGCTATTATCTATCCTCCGATTAGAGTTAGCAGTTAACAGTTAACTCTAATAAGTTATCAGTGATGAGTCAAGAATTGTAAACCCTGTGGAGTGACCAATCATGAAAACCGCTAATCCAGGACTACAAGCTGTTGAATACCTCTTTGTTGGCATTTCTATGGTGGGGATAGCGATCGCCACTTTGACGCAAGAGATCACTTATGCCGCTATTCCTTTAATGATTACTTTATTGCTGAATATCTTTAATAGACAGCAAGTGGAAGAAAATATTTTATTACTCGAACAAAAACTCTTAGAAAAACCCCAAGAGGAAAAAGAAGTTCATCAGGAGTCTCCTAATGTAGATTATTCTCTTGACATCAAAACCTTGCAAGCCAAAATTGAAAACACCGAAGCAACCATCAGCCAATTTCAGCAAGATTTACAAAAGTTAGCCGCTTCTTTTGATAACACTGAATTAAAAGCTAAAATAGAGGGCTTTCAGACAACCCTCAGTCATTGGCAAGCGCGTCTTGATAGCCTTAATGCTGTGGACCTAAATCCTCTTCAAGAACAATTAGCGAATTTACAGCAACGATTAGATAGTTTTGCCCAAGTCCAAGCAGAAATCCTTCAGCTTAAACAGAATCAGCAAAACCTAGAGCGAACTTTAGAAAATTCTCAAAGTGAAATTCATCAGGCTTTTAATCTAATTCAATCTTTACCCACTCGTTCTGAATTAGAACAATTAAAGCAATCTCTTGATTCATTAACTTATTTAAAAAACGAAGTGAATAACTTCGTCCATCAGGACTCATTTAATGTGCTTTCCGGTGATTTTAATAATTTAGTGCAACAGTTCAACCATCGACCTGAAGGGCAAATGATCGAAAGTTTATCTAATGAAGTTAAAAAACTCTCTGAATCCTTATCTAATCTTAATTTTGATCAATTTGGAGAACAGATCAAAAATTTACGAGAACAATTTGAAGCCATCCCCCAAAAAGATTTGTTAGAAACTTTAACGACTCAACAACAAGAGATAAATACAATCCAACAACAAATCGAAAATTTACCCCAGCAAAACTTGACGAATTCATCGAGAAAAAATCCGAAAATCCAACAACGAATTTTTAAAAGAAAACCGAGACGAGTTAGAATTAATAAAAGAAGAAAATAAGCTAAAAAAGGCGGTTTAAGCGAGAAGCGGCTCTACTTAAAAGCCGAAGTCTAGGCGCGGGTAATAACTAATAAACTCAATTAGTACCAAGCAGTAACGTAACCGCATAAGCCGCTATTCCTTCTTCACGTCCTATGGGGCCAAGCTTTTCATTAGTGGTGGCTTTAATACTAATTTGACCGGGATTAAGTCCCAAGGTTCCTGACAATTTAGTCTGCATATCCTTAATATAAGGTTTAATTTTAGGACGTTCAGCCACAATCACCGTATCAATATTGCTTACCTGCCATCCCCGGTCTATGACTAACTGATGCACCTGTTTTAACAACAATAAACTATTTGCCCCTGCCCATTGGGCATCAGAAGGAGGAAAATAATGGCCAATATCGCCTAAACTGAGTGCCCCTAGCATAGCATCCATAATCGCATGAGTTAGCACATCAGCATCACTATGTCCTAATAGTCCGACGGGATGAGGAATTTCTATTCCTCCCAAAATGAGGGGTCTTCCTTCGACGAGTCGGTGAATATCATAACCGTTGCCAATGCGGATGTTCATAGGGACTTTAGGGCTTATTCTTTAATCAACTGTTAATTCAACTATACTAAAAATCGGACCTCTAAAACTCATTCTTAGTGCTAAAAAATGGCATTATCTCCACAAGAAAGAAAACAACTCTGCCAAGCGGCAGAAAACGCGGCTCAACTAGCTTATGCACCTTATTCTAAATTTCGGGTAGGGGCGGCAATTTTAGGAAATAAAGGTATTTATCAGGGTACCAATGTAGAAAATGCCAGTTATGGGTTAAGTTTATGTGCAGAGCGTGCGGCTTTTGCTCATGCCATTGCTCAAGGAGAGCGAGAATTTAGGGCGATTGCTGTGGCTTGTATTGATGCTAAAGAGCCAAATAATATTCAATTGATGATGCCTTGTGGTGCTTGTCGTCAATGGATTGCAGAATTAGCGCCTAATGCTGAAATAATTATTTGTGCGGCTAATCAGTCTTTTTGTTTAGAGGAATTGTTACCGAATTCTTTTCGCTTGTCATAAGTTGGGTATTAGTCATTAGCTTAAATTCATTTAAAGTTAAGCTTTTTTTATAAAAAGCACCATGACATTAAAAAAAATATTAATAATTTAAATTTACATTTTAAAAATATGTAATAATACTCAACAGAGTTGTAAAAATGCAGAATGTTTCCCTAACCTGCATTAGCAACCAACGCTTATAATGATCATAAAGAAACTAGCTAAAAGAAGCCCTAACAAAGCTTAAATAATCATCTTGAATGCTATCCTGTAAATTTTTTAATCAACCTTTGCGCGAGACAAAAACATCACATTTTAGATAAAAAACCTTTAACAGTTTGATTAAAAGCCTCGGGTTCCACTAAAAAAGCCCAGTGATTGCCCGGAACTTCTTCAATTTGTAAATTTTTTAAATAAGTTTTATAAGGTTTCAGTTGCCATTCTGTGCGATTAAGTCCTTGTTTCGGTTTAATAAAAAGTGTCGGAATATCCAGAGGTTTAGTTAATCCGGCTACTCTCATCACATCTTCAAAAATTTCATCTCGCGCCGGTTTGATAAATTTGCTTCCCCAAGTTCCATCAGCTTTTTGTTCCATTCCTTCTTGAAAAATTTGCTGCTGTAAGATTGTCCATCCTCGGTATTGTTTTAATCCTTGGGCGATTTTTTCTGCCGCTTGATAATTGGGAAAAGGGCCCATCACTTTGAGAAAGGGTAAAACTTGGTATAAGATGGGAAAAGTTAAGTTAAACCAACTGGGCATTTTATCGATAAAGAAGGGATCAATTAAAGTTAAACTGCGGAATCTTTCAGGATGTTGTGTTGCCCAAATAGCGGCTAATTTCGCTCCCCAAGAATGACCTAATATATGGGCATTCTTCCAGCCTAAATGATTCATTAAAGCTTCTAAGTCTTGAATATAATCAATAAAGCGATAGCCTTGAGGCGGTTTGCTACTTTCTCCATGTCCCCGTAAATCAGGGGCGATAATATGATATTCTGCCGCTAGATAATCTCCTAAACTTGACCAAACTAATCCATGATCGGCTAGTCCATGTAGGGCGAGTAATGGGGTTTCTGCTTGGTTCCATTCTAAGTAGGATAGTTGTAGGTTGTTTAGGTTTAAAGTTTGACGAGTGGGCATAGTTGTTTTTTTCGCGCAAAGATGCAAAGGTTATGGTCAGGGCTATTTCATTCTTTTGAAACGCTCACAGGCTAAAGCCGCTAGCTCTACGAACCAAGCCTGCCTACGCAGGCTAAAAGGCTCATAATTCGTCAGATAGCCCGCGCAGGCGGGCTTTGTTCGTGAGCAACTACCCTTCAGGGTTAGGTGTTTGAGAGAATGAAATAGCCCTGGGTTATTTTTAATTATATAATTGATAAACGTGACGGGCGTTTTCGGATAAGATGGCTTTGCTAATTAAGTCTACTTGTTTGGCTGTTAAGTCTGTGTCTTTTATAGCCGCTTCTAAAACGTCAGCTAAAATTTTTCGTCCCCACTTGGCAGCTAAATAATACAATTCTGGAATGTGATGAGCATCCGAAGAATACATCAGTTTTGTGGTGGGTGTTAGTTCTAATAATTGTTGTACGCAAGAACGCATTCCCGCCACGCTTAAAAAGGGTACCGCTAAACCCGTATCTAGATAAATTTGGGGATATACAGATGCTAAATATCCCCCTTCTCGGGTATAGGGATAAGATGCGTGTAGCAAAATAATCGGTGCATTTTGCCAACGTTTGTCTTCTAATAGGGGACGTAAATAAAGGGGGTTTGACAGCTTTAAATCTAAGTCTGGATCGCCAAATCCTGTATGAAATTGGATCGGAATCCTATATTTATTGGCGATTTCTAAAGCTTGGATTAATAAAAAATCAATTAGATGTTTATTATTCAAGCGGCAAGGTTTTTCTTGACAGGCTTGTTTCACTTGCTCAAAACTTGACTCGGCAACTTCTAGAGAAACCAGATCTATATTTAAACCGGTTCGATAGGAGACAATACTTTTAAAAGCCACTACTTCTCTAGGCGGCGGATCAATTTCACTGCGAAAGGCTTCTAA is from Gloeothece verrucosa PCC 7822 and encodes:
- a CDS encoding orange carotenoid protein N-terminal domain-containing protein; this translates as MVQFQANTDKVVNEFTQFSIDDQLALLWFVYEKMGQGVTPAAPDASTASPGIAEGLFNQVKEKPQEEQLQIMRDIARGNSTEMSRQYGSLSATTKLDFWYLLAQGMDQGTIIPMPENYQVSQQGNDWLKALEGLEFQQQITVLRSIASNMGAEPASGAAI
- a CDS encoding DUF6335 family protein, which gives rise to MDEPTIYNLSQDNLLEIDDDNTGTESLFEESEYIEEEGMTLTANDLDANHYQAEVAGEEAVGGLTPTPEQSIVEDLAVATGVQTDDNKPLRVRDRLEQRDEQRWELDPDSAEDH
- a CDS encoding TldD/PmbA family protein, producing MPPTLLISRELPTLQYSPTCDRFDGTWEKPLSTLLGLGRAAGADFIEFFLERTNYISCLAEDDLITSISPRLSTGAGVRIFKGSGDCYVSTNDLSFSGLRSALEKGLSILGLNLPTPNAYIPETNLEIFRDYAGTKGKEVWLSQCSSMQEMGDILLAANHQLSLKANHVQSRRTIYFRDWQEVMVAASDGTFARDIRLTQSVGYNLLCADGEHRSSIGKRVGDTSDPNFLRGWQYQSDAERVAESAGKMLYADYVESGNYPIIMANEFGGVIFHEACGHLLETTQIERQSTPFIDKKGEKIAHENLTAWDEGLSDKAFGTIDMDDEGMPTQRTLLIENGILKNFLADRTGSMRTGHPRTGSGRRQNYTYAAASRMRNTYIAPGAYSLDDLFASVDKGIYCKNMGGGSVGATGEFNFGVSEAYLIENGKITKPLKGATLIGEAKEIMNKISMSSQDLGLAAGFCGSVSGSVYVTVGQPHIKVDSITVGGR
- a CDS encoding antibiotic biosynthesis monooxygenase, with the protein product MLKREWKLKPGKEEQFRQGWRLLSEAIYKTYQTLGSRLHQNEDGTGVAYAQWKERQSWEQAREQGLMIDEIGYQLIRDSIEPDNELVSPVFC
- a CDS encoding amidohydrolase family protein → MIEFAAIDHHAHNLLKPEIAQKYAYAAFFTEGYDPEIINHHARHTLFYYRSLREIAQLLNCEATEAAILERRQELGLEKLADCCFKAANLEAIFLDDGFFPSEVFPWQWHQNFVKVKRVLRLEYLAEQLIPRAENCKNFLEAFRSEIDPPPREVVAFKSIVSYRTGLNIDLVSLEVAESSFEQVKQACQEKPCRLNNKHLIDFLLIQALEIANKYRIPIQFHTGFGDPDLDLKLSNPLYLRPLLEDKRWQNAPIILLHASYPYTREGGYLASVYPQIYLDTGLAVPFLSVAGMRSCVQQLLELTPTTKLMYSSDAHHIPELYYLAAKWGRKILADVLEAAIKDTDLTAKQVDLISKAILSENARHVYQLYN
- a CDS encoding cytidine deaminase, translated to MALSPQERKQLCQAAENAAQLAYAPYSKFRVGAAILGNKGIYQGTNVENASYGLSLCAERAAFAHAIAQGEREFRAIAVACIDAKEPNNIQLMMPCGACRQWIAELAPNAEIIICAANQSFCLEELLPNSFRLS
- a CDS encoding alpha/beta fold hydrolase, which produces MPTRQTLNLNNLQLSYLEWNQAETPLLALHGLADHGLVWSSLGDYLAAEYHIIAPDLRGHGESSKPPQGYRFIDYIQDLEALMNHLGWKNAHILGHSWGAKLAAIWATQHPERFRSLTLIDPFFIDKMPSWFNLTFPILYQVLPFLKVMGPFPNYQAAEKIAQGLKQYRGWTILQQQIFQEGMEQKADGTWGSKFIKPARDEIFEDVMRVAGLTKPLDIPTLFIKPKQGLNRTEWQLKPYKTYLKNLQIEEVPGNHWAFLVEPEAFNQTVKGFLSKM
- the ispF gene encoding 2-C-methyl-D-erythritol 2,4-cyclodiphosphate synthase, with translation MNIRIGNGYDIHRLVEGRPLILGGIEIPHPVGLLGHSDADVLTHAIMDAMLGALSLGDIGHYFPPSDAQWAGANSLLLLKQVHQLVIDRGWQVSNIDTVIVAERPKIKPYIKDMQTKLSGTLGLNPGQISIKATTNEKLGPIGREEGIAAYAVTLLLGTN
- the pgsA gene encoding CDP-diacylglycerol--glycerol-3-phosphate 3-phosphatidyltransferase, giving the protein MNLPNWITFSRLLGIPFIVYLLHDPTPNHRLIGVIIFLIAAATDWLDGYLARKLNQITELGKFLDPLVDKLLVLAPLLSLIELGQIPAWGVFLILLRELSIAGWRVNPQLTGNSSISGANFWGKLKTVTQISAIALLIGPLPPAWTTPGLILFWVSVILTLISGLIYVLPQRVDKISSSTEKSISA
- a CDS encoding NAD-dependent epimerase/dehydratase family protein, giving the protein MRILIMGGTRFIGVFLTKILVKQGHEVVLFNRGNKPVPIEGVEQIHGDRQDPVQLKEKLANQKFDAIFDNNGRELNDTQPLAEIFKDQIQHFIYVSSAGVYQKSDQMPHIEGDPVDPNSRHKGKFETEDYLAKAGIPWTSIRPTYIYGPQNYNDLEAWFFDRLVRDRPILIPGNGLHITQLGHVQDLAAAMAAVLGNDQAIGQIYNISGERYVTFDGLAKACAVAVGKSPDEIKLLHYNPKKFDFGKRKSFPLRVQHFFADVHKAMTQLNWTPEFDLVSGLKDSYEHDYLPSGRHQAEIDFSVDEEILSTL
- a CDS encoding DsbA family protein, with the protein product MLKIKKIFYLAKVLLLCLVFCSTLLPVYAATTTSLNSPLEEQVLQIIRNHPDVILESVKEYQNQQYALQEQKKQAALQEMKNNPEKVLGNSPTLTASAQKLVMVEFSDFQCPFCSKMYVNLKKFLGKHSQEVSLTYKHYPLSQIHKEAMPAALAAWAASQQGQFWPFHDRLFSQQDKLGEKLYLDIANELALNLEQFNRDRNSEAARSAIEQDMAVAENLGIEGTPYLVIYNPNKPDGKIETFSGALDISQLEKILANIGN